The following are from one region of the Gambusia affinis linkage group LG02, SWU_Gaff_1.0, whole genome shotgun sequence genome:
- the eif4g2a gene encoding eukaryotic translation initiation factor 4 gamma 2a: MLGNIKFIGELGKLNLIHESILHRCIKTLLEKKKRVHLKDMGEDLECLCQIMKTVGPKIDHAKAKSLIDQYFGRMQSLMNNKDLPARIRFLLQNMVELRENNWAPRKAYVDNGPKTIHQVRQDAVKDLGVFIPPSNDVMRNDFFTDHNSFLPSRRVEREPLGGLADMFGQLPGIGIGTGPGVIQDHYSPTMSRHRASPLFNGHVGNGNASHQPQFEPGSKPFTKPNQGQNSPVFSHKQNHSAQVQSKDVGPRFSKKGKLNVDEISLRPAQSFIMNKNQVPKLQPQMTLMPQTGSPIGQLGLKSNPPPIQEKPAKSNKKAPPTKEELHKMTDTLMTNYLNGKDIEEAVSAAKEMKAPNYFLSEMLNKMIMFTLERSDEDKENASKLIHALSTEGVISRESLLPAFLRVLDQSPKIEEEIPLVKSYLAQFAARAVIADLVSIDDLAHQLENGTHFPLFLLCLQQMVKLKDKDWLGDLFQQSKVNMQKMLPEIDQNKDRMLEILEGKGLGFLFPLMKLEKELLKQIKVDPSPQSIYKWIKDNISPRLHTDKGFVNILVTSLLQYIAYEINPDDDEEQLAAPSKEQLDEEKQLLLSFKPVLQKFLHDHINLQVSALYALQVHCNTKSFPKGMLLRYFVNLYDMEIVEEEAFLSWKEDITEEYPGKGKALFQVNQWLTWLETAEEEESEEEDY; the protein is encoded by the exons ATGCTGGGTAACATCAAATTCATCGGTGAACTTGGCAAACTCAATCTTATCCACGAATCCATTCTTCACCGATGTATTAAAACA CTtttggagaagaagaagagagtcCATCTTAAGGATATGGGTGAAGATTTGGAATGCCTCTGtcaaataatgaaaactgtGGGACCTAAAATTGATCATGCAAAGGCTAAG TCCCTGATTGATCAGTACTTTGGACGCATGCAATCCTTAATGAACAACAAGGATTTGCCAGCAAGGATTCGCTTCCTGTTGCAGAACATGGTGGAGCTGCGAGAAAACAACTGGGCTCCTCGCAAAGCTTATGTGGACAACGGGCCAAAAACCATTCACCAAGTTCGCCAGGATGCCGTAAAG gaTTTGGGTGTGTTCATTCCACCATCCAATGATGTGATGAGGAATGACTTCTTCACAGACCATAACTCCTTCCTGCCATCAAGGAGAGTTGAAAGGGAGCCTCTCGGTGGGCTCGCTGACATGTTTGGACAACTGCCTG GGATTGGCATTGGAACTGGTCCAGGAGTGATTCAAGACCATTACTCCCCCACTATGAGTCGTCATCGTGCAAGCCCACTGTTCAATGGCCATGTGGGAAATGGCAACGCTTCACACCAGCCTCAGTTTGAACCAGGAAGTAAGCCATTCACAAAGCCAAATCAG gggcAGAATTCACCAGTTTTCAGCCATAAACAGAATCACTCAGCACAAGTACAGTCGAAGGATGTGGGTCCAAGGTTCAGCAAGAAAGGAAAGCTCAATGTTGATGAG ATCAGTCTGAGGCCGGCTCAGTCCTTCATCATGAATAAAAACCAAGTGCCAAAGCTGCAGCCACAGATGACGTTGATGCCTCAAACTGGTTCTCCAATCGGACAG cttgGCCTCAAAAGTAATCCTCCTCCAATCCAGGAAAAGCCAGCAAAGTCCAACAAAAAGGCTCCACCGACTAAGGAAGAGTTGCACAAAATGACA GATACGCTCATGACAAACTATCTGAATGGGAAAGACATCGAGGAGGCTGTAAGCGCTGCAAAGGAAATGAAAGCGCCTAATTACTTCTTATCTGAGATGCTGAACAAGATGATCATGTTCACACTCGAGCGGTCCGACGAAGACAAGGAAAATGCGAGCAAACTGATCCATGCTCTCTCCACAGAGGGAGTCATCAGCCGTGAAAGCCTTCTGCCT GCCTTCTTGCGTGTTCTGGACCAGAGCCCTAAGATCGAGGAAGAAATCCCTCTGGTGAAATCCTACCTGGCCCAGTTTGCTGCTCGAGCTGTCATCGCCGATCTGGTCAGCATTGACGACTTGGCTCATCAGCTGGAGAATGGTACCCACTTCCCCCTCTTCCTGCTGTGCCTGCAGCAGATGGTCAAACTGAAGGACAAAGACTGGCTGGGCGACCTTTTCCAGCAGAGCAAGGTCAACATGCAGAAGATGCTACCTG aaattgaCCAGAACAAGGACAGGATGTTGGAAATTTTAGAGGGCAAAGGTCTTGGCTTTCTGTTCCCACTGATGAAACTGGagaaggagctgctgaagcAGATCAAAGTGGATCCGTCACCACAGTCCATCTACAAGTGGATCAAAGACAACATCTCACCCAGACTTCACACCGATAAGGGCTTTGTCAACATCCTTGTGACCAG TCTTCTGCAGTACATCGCTTATGAGATCAACCCAGACGACGATGAGGAGCAGCTCGCAGCGCCCAGCAAGGAGCAGCTGGACGAGGAGAAGCAACTGCTGCTCTCCTTCAAGCCCGTCCTGCAGAAGTTCCTCCATGATCACATTAACCTGCAAGTCAGTGCGCTGTATGCCCTGCAAGTCCACTGTAACACCAAGAGTTTCCCCAaag GCATGTTGCTGCGCTACTTCGTGAACCTTTACGACATGGAAATAGTCGAAGAAGAAGCCTTCCTCTCATGGAAAGAAGATATCACTGAGGAGTATCCTGGAAAGGGGAAAGCTTTATTTCAG GTGAACCAATGGCTGACCTGGCTGGAGACGGCTGAAGAGGAAGAGTCGGAGGAGGAAGATTACTGA
- the ctr9 gene encoding RNA polymerase-associated protein CTR9 homolog, with amino-acid sequence MSRGSIEIPLRDTDEVIELDFDQLPEGDEVISILKQEHTQLHIWIALALEYYKQGKTEDFVKLLEAARIDGNLDYRDHEKDQMTCLDTLAAYYVQQARKEKNKDAKKELITQATLLYTMADKIIMYDQNHLLGRACFCLLEGDKMDQADAQFHFVLNQSTNNIPALLGKACISFNKKDYKGALAYYKKALRTNPGCPAEVRLGMGHCFVKLNKLEKARLAFGRALELNSKCVGALVGLAVLELNNKDSESIKNGVQLLSRAYTIDPSNPMVLNHLANHFFFKKDYSKVQHLALHAFHNTEVEAMQAESCYQLARSFHVQEDYDQAFQYYYQATQFASSTFVLPFFGLGQMYVYRRDKENAAQCFEKVLKAYPNNYETMKILGSLYATSDDQEKRDVAKGHLKKVTEQYPDDVEAWIELAQILEQTDIQGALSAYGTATRILQEKVQADVPPEILNNLGALHFRLGNLGEAKKYFLASLDRAKAEGEHDEHYYNAISVTTSYNLARLYEAMCEFHEAEKLYKNILREHPNYVDCYLRLGAMARDKGNFYEASDWFKEALQINQDHPDAWSLIGNLHLAKQEWGPGQKKFERILKQPSTQNDTYSMLALGNVWLQTLHQPTRDREKEKRHQDRALAIYKQVLRNDAKNLYAANGIGAVLAHKGYFREARDVFAQVREATAEISDVWLNLAHIYVEQKQYISAVQMYENCLKKFYKYQNTEVLLYLARALFKCGKLQECKQMLLKARHVAPSDTVLMFNVALVLQRLATLVLKDEKSNLKAVLSAVKELELAHRYFSYLSKAGDKMRFDLALAASEARQCSDLLSQAQYHVARARKQDEEEKELRAKQEQERDLLRQQMLKEQEERQKREAEEQKKLLEQRALFVEKTRNLLTFVEGPKEATKEKKKGGGGGGGGGGRRKKGGDADDFVNDDSDEDLPVKKKKRRKSSGSEQEDGEDGDKKKKKRRRPAKGGDDSDDEEGASRPKKQRKPKEGRKKIEKPQPERMPQSLKGKIKSKAIISSSESSSDEDGLKIAEDRTRDSGSGSEDEGGHRKRIASDSESDGGRNRSGSEAGSPRRSVGSDDESGSDRPVKKRRVQRQSDSEQSDNESKRSQSGSDEESRAASPAAASDRGSEAGSDNEGSPRRSDNGSEQEASNNDDSD; translated from the exons ATGTCTCGGGGTTCCATTGAGATCCCTTTACGGGACACCGATGAg GTTATTGAGCTCGACTTCGACCAGCTGCCAGAGGGAGATGAGGTTATCAGCATCTTGAAGCAggaacacacacagctgcacatCTGGATCGCTTTGGCG ttggaGTACTACAAGCAAGGCAAAACAGAGGACTTTGTCAAGCTTTTAGAGGCAGCGCGTATCGATGGAAACCTGGACTACAGAGACCATGAGAAAGACCAGATGACCTGCTTGGACACGTTAGCAGCTTATTATGTCCAGCAGGCTcgtaaagagaaaaacaaagatgctaAGAAGGAGCTCATCACGCAGGCTACTCTGCTGTACACCATGGCAGATAAGATCATTATGTACGATCAG AACCATTTGTTGGGGCGAGCCTGTTTCTGCCTGCTGGAAGGAGACAAGATGGACCAGgctgatgctcagttccactTTGTGCTCAACCAGTCCACCAATAACATCCCTGCTTTGCTTG GTAAGGCCTGCATCTCATTCAATAAGAAGGACTACAAGGGAGCACTGGCGTACTATAAAAAGGCTTTACGAACAAACCCTGGCTGCCCAG CTGAAGTAAGACTGGGGATGGGTCACTGCTTCGTCAAGCTCAATAAACTGGAAAAGGCCCGTTTGGCGTTCGGTCGAGCCCTGGAGCTGAACTCTAAGTGTGTGGGAGCGCTGGTTGGTTTGGCCGTTTtagagctcaacaacaaagattcCGAGTCTATTAAGAACGGAGTGCAGCTCCTGTCGCGGGCTTACACCATCGACCCCAGCAACCCCATGGTGCTCAACCACCTCGCCAACCACTTCTTTTTCAAAAAG GACTACAGTAAGGTCCAGCATCTCGCCCTGCACGCTTTCCACAACACAGAAGTCGAGGCCATGCAGGCTGAGAGCTGCTATCAGTTGGCGCGTTCATTTCATGTGCAG gAGGACTATGACCAGGCCTTTCAGTATTACTACCAGGCTACTCAGTTCGCCTCTTCCACCTTCGTGCTGCCTTTCTTTGGTTTGGGACAGATGTATGTGTATCGTAGAGACAAGGAAAATGCTGCTCAGTgctttgaaaaggttttgaagGCCTACCCCAACAACTACGAAACAATGAAAATCCTGGGATCCCTCTACGCAACGTCCGACGATCAGGAAAAGAGAGACGTTGCAAAA GGCCACTTGAAGAAGGTGACGGAGCAGTACCCAGATGATGTGGAGGCGTGGATCGAGCTGGCTCAGATCTTGGAGCAGACCGACATCCAGGGGGCGTTGTCGGCTTACGGCACGGCCACTCGCATCCTCCAGGAGAAGGTGCAGGCCGATGTTCCCCCCGAGATCCTCAACAACCTGGGGGCTCTGCACTTCAGGCTCGGCAACCTCGGGGAAGCTAAG aaatattttctagcATCCCTGGACCGAGCTAAAGCTGAGGGCGAGCACGACGAGCATTACTACAACGCCATTTCTGTCACCACCTCCTACAACCTGGCCCGTTTGTACGAGGCCATGTGTGAGTTCCACGAAGCTGAGAAACTCTATAAAAACATCCTCAGGGAGCATCCGAACTACGTGGACT GTTATTTGCGTCTCGGAGCGATGGCTCGTGACAAAGGGAACTTCTACGAAGCGTCCGACTGGTTTAAGGAGGCGCTGCAGATTAATCAG GATCACCCAGACGCCTGGTCACTCATTGGAAATCTTCACTTGGCCAAGCAGGAATGGGGGCCGGGTCAGAAGAAGTTTGAGCGTATTCTGAAACAGCCGTCCACTCAGAACGACACGTACTCCATGCTGGCTCTGGGGAACGTGTGGCTGCAGACTCTGCACCAGCCCaccagagacagagaaaag GAAAAGAGACACCAGGATCGAGCTTTGGCAATCTACAAACAAGTCCTGCGAAATGACGCCAAAAATCTTTACGCCGCTAACGGCATCG GGGCCGTCCTCGCTCACAAAGGTTATTTCCGAGAGGCGCGCGACGTGTTTGCCCAGGTGAGAGAGGCCACGGCAGAAATCAGCGACGTGTGGCTGAACCTGGCTCACATCTACGTGGAGCAGAAGCAGTACATCAGTGCCGTCCAGATG TATGAAAACTGCTTGAAGAAGTTTTACAAATACCAGAACACAGAGGTGCTGCTATATCTTGCAAGAGCTCTCTTCAAATGTGGGAAACTCCAGGAGTGTAAGCAGATGCTGCTGAAG GCTCGCCATGTGGCGCCCAGTGACACGGTGCTGATGTTCAACGTGGCTCTGGTGCTTCAGAGACTCGCCACTCTAGTGCTGAAAGATGAGAAGAGCAATTTAAAGGCTGTGCTCAGTGCTGTGAAGGAGCTCGAACTGGCGCACAG ATATTTCAGCTACCTGAGCAAAGCTGGAGACAAGATGAGGTTCGACCTGGCTCTTGCTGCGTCCGAGGCCAG GCAGTGCTCTGACCTGCTGAGTCAGGCTCAGTACCATGTGGCCAGAGCCAGAAAGCAGGACGAAGAGGAGAAGGAACTTCGTGCCAAACAGGAGCAAGAGAGGGACCTGCTGCGCCAGCAGATGTTAAAAGAACAG GAAGAACGGCAAAAAAGAGAGgcagaggagcagaagaagcTCCTGGAGCAGAGAGCTTTGTTTGTGGAGAAGACCAGGAACTTGCTCACGTTTGTGGAAGGACCAAAAGAAGCGaccaaagagaagaagaagggaggaggaggaggaggaggaggtggagggcgT CGTAAGAAAGGCGGCGATGCGGATGACTTTGTCAATGACGATTCGGACGAGGACCTtccagtgaaaaaaaagaagaggagaaagagcAGCGGGAGCGAGCAAGAGGATGGCGAGGACGGagataagaagaaaaagaagaggagaag ACCTGCGAAAGGAGGAGACGACAGCGATGATGAGGAAGGAGCATCTCGGCCCAAAAAGCAGCGCAAACCCAAGGAAGGACGCAAGAAGATCGAGAag CCCCAGCCTGAGCGAATGCCACAGTCTCTCAAAGGGAAGATCAAGTCCAAGGCCATCATCTCTTCCTCTGAATCCTCCTCAGATGAGGACGGACTGAAAATAGCTGAAGACAG AACCCGGGACAGCGGCTCGGGGTCTGAGGACGAAGGCGGTCACAGGAAGCGCATAGCATCCGACAGCGAATCAGACGGCGGGAGGAATCGCTCCGGCAGCGAGGCGGGAAGCCCTCGCCGCTCCGTTGGCTCAGACGACGAGTCTGGCAGCGACCGACcagtgaagaagaggagggTGCAGCGGCAGTCCGACTCGGAGCAGTCGGACAACGAGAGCAAGAGGAGCCAGTCGGGATCGGACGAGGAATCGAGAGCCGCCTCGCCCGCGGCCGCTTCGGACAGAGGCTCCGAGGCCGGATCAGACAACGAAGGGTCGCCACGGCGCTCCGACAACGGTTCAGAACAGGAGGCGTCAAATAACGATGACAGCGATTAG